In the genome of Pelobacter seleniigenes DSM 18267, one region contains:
- a CDS encoding 4Fe-4S dicluster-binding protein has protein sequence MIRQIAVLSGKGGAGKTSMTAALIKMMKTVIAVDADVNASNLPILLPHQRQATFPYYGMDIANIQDEKCTGCGHCLAACHFAAIQQTPAGHYRIGAECEGCGACAFVCPAEAVMMIRRNSGSWYISSLSNGTMIHADLTPGEDNSGKLITEIRRKAAEVAKDQHIPYIVIDGPPGTSCQAISAMTGTDVVLAVVEESLSGLSDYRRLAELIHKFSIPHYVLINKAGFSQQIDYDIVQTAAHFNGRVVGRIAFNKDIPAALQNLQTLADLEIYQDFFNQVLKQLLFDP, from the coding sequence ATGATCCGACAGATCGCCGTTCTCAGTGGCAAAGGCGGAGCAGGCAAAACCTCGATGACTGCAGCATTGATCAAGATGATGAAAACGGTGATCGCGGTCGACGCCGATGTCAACGCGTCCAACCTGCCGATCCTGCTGCCCCACCAGCGTCAGGCAACATTCCCCTATTATGGTATGGATATTGCTAATATTCAGGACGAAAAATGCACCGGCTGCGGCCACTGTCTGGCGGCCTGTCATTTTGCCGCCATTCAGCAGACCCCGGCCGGCCATTATCGGATCGGTGCCGAGTGTGAAGGCTGTGGCGCCTGCGCTTTCGTCTGTCCGGCTGAGGCCGTTATGATGATTCGCCGTAACAGCGGCAGCTGGTACATCAGCAGTCTGTCCAACGGAACGATGATTCACGCCGACCTGACCCCAGGGGAAGACAACAGCGGCAAGCTGATCACGGAAATTCGTCGAAAAGCCGCGGAGGTTGCAAAAGATCAGCATATTCCTTACATTGTCATCGACGGTCCGCCGGGCACCAGTTGTCAGGCGATATCGGCCATGACCGGAACCGATGTGGTTCTGGCCGTTGTCGAAGAAAGCCTTTCCGGACTTTCCGACTATCGGCGGCTGGCGGAATTGATTCACAAATTTTCCATTCCGCATTATGTTCTGATCAACAAAGCGGGGTTCAGCCAACAGATCGATTATGATATTGTGCAGACCGCTGCTCATTTTAACGGCAGAGTGGTGGGACGGATTGCCTTTAATAAGGACATTCCGGCAGCCCTGCAGAATCTACAAACCCTGGCGGATCTGGAAATTTATCAGGATTTTTTCAACCAGGTCCTGAAACAGTTATTGTTCGACCCCTGA